The following are encoded together in the Oreochromis niloticus isolate F11D_XX unplaced genomic scaffold, O_niloticus_UMD_NMBU tig00001364_pilon, whole genome shotgun sequence genome:
- the LOC109199794 gene encoding tripartite motif-containing protein 47-like: protein MSAASNLRSEDQFLCSICLDVFTDPVSTPCGHNFCKTCISQHWDMNQSCQCPMCKETFSTRPQLRVNTFISEMVAQFRREAQQKASSSSSEQQAAKPGEVPCDFCTGTRLKALKSCLVCQTSYCQTHLEPHLTVKGLIRHQLIDAVENLEGRMCTKHHKLLELFCKTDQTCVCTLCSVLEHKNHEFVPLREEYEGKKAELEKTEAEIQQMIQKRRLKIQEITESVKMSKDAADRQKAEGVQVFTALMESVERRLKELMKEIEDKQETTEKQAEGFIKDLEQEISELMERSSEVEQLSRSEDHLHLLQSFSSLKAAPPTKDRTEARVHPPSYEGTVGRAVDQLEETVWKPMKKKLFEAELQRVQQHEVDVTLDPDTANPALILSDDGKQVYDSDVRKNLPDNPERFSYYGIVLGEQSFSSGRFYSYFEELFG, encoded by the coding sequence ATGTCTGCTGCCAGCAATCTGCGATCTGAAGATCAGTTTCTGTGCTCCATCTGTCTGGATGTGTTCACTGATCCAGTCTCTACACCATGTGGACACAacttctgcaaaacctgcaTCAGTCAGCACTGGGACATGAATCAGAGCTGTCAGTGTCCCATGTGTAAAGAGACTTTCTCCACTAGACCTCAGCTGAGGGTCAACACTTTCATCTCTGAGATGGTTGCTCAGTTCAGACGTGAagctcagcagaaagccagcagcagcagctcagagcaACAAGCTGCCAAACCAGGAGAAGTTCCCTGTGACTTCTGCACTGGAACCAGACTGAAGGCCCTGAAGTCCTGCCTGGTGTGTCAGACCTCCTACTGTCAGACTCACCTGGAGCCTCATCTGACAGTGAAAGGCCTAATAAGACATCAGCTGATTGATGCTGTGGAGAACCTGGAAGGCAGGATGTGTACAAAGCATCATAAACTTCTGGAGCTGTTCTGTAAGACCGACCAGACATGTGTCTGCACGCTCTGCTCTGTTTTAGAGCACAAGAACCACGAGTTTGTTCCTCTGAGAGAAGAATATGAAGGAAAGAAGGCAGAGCTGGAGAAGACAGAGGCTGAGATTCAGCAGATGATCCAGAAGAGACGACTGAAGATTCAGGAGATCACAGAGTCGGTGAAGATGAGTAAAgatgctgcagacagacagaaagcagaagGTGTTCAGGTCTTCACTGCTCTGATGGAGTCTGTTGAGAGACGCCTGAAGGAGCTCATGAAGGAGAtcgaagacaaacaggaaactaCAGAGAAACAGGCTGAAGGTTTCATCAAAGATCTGGAACAGGAAATCTCTGAGCTGATGGAGAGAAGCTCTGaggtggagcagctctcacGCTCTGaagaccacctccacctcctccaaagcTTCTCCTCCCTGAAAGCTGCTCCACCCACCAAGGACAGGACAGAGGCAAGAGTTCATCCACCATCATATGAGGGGACTGTGGGGAGAGCTGTGGATCAGCTGGAGGAGACAGTCTGGAAACccatgaagaagaagctgtttgaGGCTGAGCTGCAGAGGGTGCAGCAGCATGAGGTGGATGTGACTCTGGATCCTGATACAGCAAATCCTGCTCTCATCCTATCAGATGATGGAAAACAAGTGTATGATAGTGATGTGAGGAAGAATCTTCCAGACAACCCAGAGAGATTTTCTTACTATGGTATTGTTTTAGGAGAGCAGAGTTTCTCTTCAGGCAGATTTTACTCTTATTTTGAGGAGCTGTTTGGATGA